A single Paenibacillus kribbensis DNA region contains:
- the zwf gene encoding glucose-6-phosphate dehydrogenase — protein sequence MADIPVRESVMTQGAVLFIFGATGDLARRKLFPAIYSLYREGKLAEDFAVIGVARRPRTEEEFRNDLYASIQEFSRYKAENDQEWQVFADHFEYKSLDINNVEGFHELRRQTESIENKFNIQGNRLFYLALAPELFGSVSKSLKEGGMLDGKGWNRLVIEKPFGYDLESAQELNVEIREVFAEEEIYRIDHYLGKEMVQNIEVIRFANAFFEPLWNNKHIANVQITLSETVGVEERGGYYDHSGALRDMGQNHMLQMLTMIAMEPPSRLLPEDIRDEKVKVLRSLRPFESTEDVKTNVVRGQYTEGSYRGQQLPGYREEDKVDPQSNTETYFASRVFVDNFRWAGVPFYIRTGKRLPVKTTEIVVEFKSMPTNVYLGQKHKLEPNLLVIRVNPMEGIYIKINAKKPGSESDIEPLAMDFCQSCMVGINSPEAYERLLMDAIEGDSTYFTRWDEVATAWGFVDRIAKAWQQTPDTLETYAAGSWGPEGAHKLLEQDGFKWWPVSGQDEDNVIWRVGGPQ from the coding sequence ATGGCTGACATACCTGTTAGAGAATCTGTTATGACGCAAGGTGCAGTTCTGTTTATTTTCGGTGCTACTGGCGATTTGGCTCGCCGCAAGCTATTTCCTGCGATTTACAGTTTGTACCGTGAAGGGAAGCTCGCGGAAGATTTCGCCGTTATTGGTGTAGCAAGACGCCCTCGCACAGAGGAAGAATTCCGTAATGACCTGTACGCTTCCATACAGGAGTTTAGTCGCTACAAGGCAGAGAATGATCAAGAATGGCAGGTGTTTGCCGACCATTTTGAATATAAATCGCTGGATATCAACAATGTTGAAGGCTTCCATGAGCTGAGACGGCAGACGGAGTCTATCGAGAACAAGTTTAACATTCAGGGAAATCGGTTGTTTTATTTGGCTTTGGCTCCTGAACTATTCGGAAGCGTGTCGAAAAGCCTGAAAGAAGGCGGCATGCTGGATGGCAAGGGCTGGAATCGTTTGGTTATTGAGAAACCGTTCGGTTACGACCTCGAATCTGCCCAAGAGTTGAACGTTGAAATACGTGAAGTATTTGCCGAAGAAGAGATTTATCGGATTGACCACTATCTGGGTAAGGAAATGGTACAAAATATCGAGGTGATCCGGTTCGCAAATGCCTTCTTTGAACCACTGTGGAATAATAAGCATATTGCCAATGTGCAAATTACACTTAGTGAAACCGTAGGCGTCGAAGAACGTGGGGGTTACTACGATCATTCCGGTGCCTTGCGTGATATGGGACAGAACCATATGCTGCAAATGCTGACGATGATTGCGATGGAACCACCAAGTCGTTTGTTGCCTGAGGATATCCGTGATGAAAAGGTAAAAGTGCTGCGCTCGTTGCGTCCTTTTGAATCGACTGAGGATGTGAAGACCAATGTGGTACGTGGCCAATACACAGAAGGTAGCTATCGCGGCCAGCAGCTGCCTGGATATCGTGAAGAGGATAAGGTTGATCCACAGTCGAACACAGAGACTTATTTTGCTTCGCGTGTGTTTGTAGATAATTTCCGTTGGGCGGGCGTACCGTTCTATATTCGCACAGGCAAGCGTCTCCCAGTCAAAACAACGGAGATCGTAGTGGAATTCAAGAGCATGCCGACAAATGTATATCTCGGTCAAAAGCATAAGCTGGAGCCGAACTTGCTCGTCATTCGGGTCAATCCAATGGAGGGCATTTACATTAAAATCAATGCCAAGAAGCCTGGCTCTGAATCAGATATTGAGCCGTTGGCTATGGATTTTTGCCAAAGCTGTATGGTGGGTATCAACTCACCGGAGGCTTACGAACGGTTGCTAATGGACGCGATTGAGGGTGACTCGACGTACTTCACGCGCTGGGATGAGGTTGCCACAGCTTGGGGATTCGTCGATCGAATCGCCAAGGCATGGCAGCAAACCCCGGATACGCTGGAAACCTATGCTGCAGGCTCATGGGGACCGGAAGGTGCCCACAAGCTATTGGAGCAGGATGGCTTCAAGTGGTGGCCGGTTAGCGGTCAGGATGAAGATAATGTCATCTGGCGGGTAGGCGGCCCTCAGTAA
- a CDS encoding peptide chain release factor 3 — MSKTTDILQQEVDKRRTFAIISHPDAGKTTLTEKLLLFGGAIRLAGTVKARKASKHATSDWMEIEKQRGISVTSSVMQFDYMGHRINILDTPGHQDFSEDTYRTLTAADSAVMLIDVAKGVEAQTIKLFQVCAKRGIPIFTFINKLDREGRSPFDLMEELEQVLGIRSVPMNWPIGTGRDLCGVYDRVKNQVELFQGDDHSTIKVQKVEDYNDSIIREMAGEYLHDQLCQDLELLDVAGDPFDMEKVQRGELTPVFFGSAINNFGVQTFLENFLQLAPKPEPRRSTAGEIEPTNEKFTGYVFKIQANMNPAHRDRIAFLRIVSGKFQRGMSVKHVRMGKEIKLSQPQQFLAQDRDIVEEAFPGDIIGLFDPGIFRIGDSLSQGSEIVFDELPTFSPEIFAKVTVKNALKHKQYQKGIDQLTEEGTIQVFHTVSFDDTLLGVVGQLQFEVFEYRMKGEYGVDVQLQRMPFQFARWIVDEQIDPSKFRINSTLVKDKKGNYVALFENEYAMRTAMEKNPSAKFLEMAP; from the coding sequence ATGAGTAAAACGACAGATATACTTCAACAGGAAGTTGACAAACGGCGCACGTTTGCGATTATTTCTCACCCGGATGCGGGGAAAACGACATTGACGGAAAAGCTGCTGCTGTTCGGGGGCGCAATTCGTCTTGCAGGTACAGTCAAAGCGCGTAAAGCAAGCAAGCATGCGACGAGTGACTGGATGGAAATTGAAAAGCAGCGGGGAATTTCGGTTACATCCTCGGTTATGCAATTTGATTATATGGGACATCGTATTAATATTCTGGATACCCCGGGTCACCAGGATTTCAGTGAAGATACGTATCGCACGTTGACGGCCGCAGATAGCGCGGTCATGCTGATTGACGTGGCGAAAGGTGTGGAAGCGCAAACGATCAAGCTGTTTCAAGTTTGTGCGAAGCGTGGAATTCCAATTTTCACATTCATTAACAAGCTGGACCGTGAGGGACGCAGCCCCTTTGATCTGATGGAAGAACTGGAGCAGGTGCTTGGTATCCGTTCGGTTCCTATGAACTGGCCGATTGGAACAGGGCGGGATCTGTGCGGTGTCTACGACCGTGTCAAAAATCAGGTCGAGTTGTTTCAGGGAGACGATCATTCCACGATTAAGGTACAAAAAGTGGAGGATTATAATGATTCGATTATTCGCGAAATGGCGGGTGAATATCTGCATGACCAATTGTGTCAGGATTTGGAGCTGCTTGATGTAGCGGGCGATCCTTTTGACATGGAGAAAGTACAGCGCGGAGAATTAACACCTGTATTCTTTGGTAGTGCGATCAATAATTTTGGTGTGCAAACATTCCTGGAAAACTTTCTCCAGCTTGCTCCCAAACCGGAGCCGCGTCGTAGCACAGCGGGGGAAATCGAGCCAACGAACGAGAAATTTACCGGCTATGTATTTAAAATTCAAGCTAACATGAACCCGGCTCACCGTGACCGTATCGCATTTTTGCGCATCGTGTCTGGTAAGTTCCAACGCGGGATGAGTGTTAAGCATGTACGCATGGGCAAAGAGATTAAGCTGTCCCAACCGCAGCAGTTTCTGGCACAGGATCGTGATATTGTCGAGGAAGCTTTCCCGGGCGATATTATTGGATTGTTTGATCCGGGCATTTTCCGGATTGGCGATTCACTCAGTCAAGGCAGCGAGATCGTATTTGATGAATTGCCGACCTTCTCGCCTGAAATCTTTGCCAAGGTTACTGTGAAAAATGCCTTGAAGCACAAGCAGTATCAGAAGGGGATTGATCAGCTAACCGAGGAAGGTACGATTCAGGTGTTCCATACGGTGAGCTTCGACGATACGCTATTGGGTGTAGTCGGCCAACTGCAATTTGAAGTATTTGAATATCGCATGAAGGGCGAATACGGAGTAGACGTACAGCTCCAGCGTATGCCGTTCCAATTTGCACGCTGGATCGTGGATGAGCAGATTGATCCGAGCAAGTTCCGTATTAACTCTACGCTGGTAAAAGATAAAAAAGGCAATTATGTCGCCTTGTTCGAAAACGAGTATGCCATGCGTACCGCTATGGAGAAAAATCCGTCAGCCAAGTTTTTGGAGATGGCTCCATAA
- a CDS encoding small acid-soluble spore protein SspI: protein MPITLDLRQAIVHKVHGKSEADLTDMIMGSVDGPEAALPGLGVILEVAWKQMSPNQQQEFVHLAHEQIDKIKPVPLT, encoded by the coding sequence ATGCCCATTACACTGGATTTACGACAAGCGATTGTTCACAAAGTTCACGGCAAATCAGAAGCTGATCTTACAGATATGATTATGGGGTCAGTGGATGGACCAGAGGCCGCTTTGCCTGGATTGGGTGTCATTCTTGAAGTCGCCTGGAAGCAAATGAGCCCAAACCAGCAGCAGGAGTTCGTCCATTTGGCGCATGAACAAATTGATAAAATCAAACCCGTTCCATTAACCTAG
- a CDS encoding potassium channel family protein: protein MAKKQYAVIGMGRFGSSIATALSEMGFDVLAIDSDEQRTQEMSNIVTHAVSADSTDEEALRALGIRNFDVIVVAIGEDIQASILTTLILKDMGVPALVVKAQNELHGKVLHKIGADKVVYPERDMGLRVAHHLTSPNILDYIELSKDYSILEMKAADSMIGKNLKELDIRARFGCNVMAIRRNQEMNISPYAEDRLESGDVLIIVGHKDDLTKLELAFAA, encoded by the coding sequence ATGGCAAAAAAACAGTATGCGGTTATTGGCATGGGGCGTTTTGGTTCCAGTATCGCCACCGCACTGAGTGAGATGGGGTTTGATGTACTGGCTATTGATTCGGACGAGCAGCGCACACAGGAGATGTCAAATATTGTGACGCATGCCGTGTCTGCCGATTCGACGGATGAGGAAGCGCTGCGAGCGCTGGGTATTCGTAATTTTGACGTGATTGTAGTCGCGATTGGCGAAGATATTCAAGCCAGTATTCTGACGACATTGATCCTTAAGGACATGGGTGTACCGGCTCTAGTGGTCAAAGCGCAAAATGAACTACACGGGAAAGTGCTGCACAAGATTGGGGCAGATAAAGTCGTTTATCCTGAGCGGGATATGGGGCTGCGGGTAGCCCATCATTTGACCTCTCCCAATATTTTGGATTATATCGAGCTGTCCAAGGACTATAGTATTCTGGAGATGAAAGCTGCCGATTCCATGATTGGAAAAAATCTCAAGGAGCTCGATATACGCGCACGCTTCGGCTGCAATGTGATGGCGATTCGCAGAAATCAGGAGATGAACATCTCGCCTTATGCGGAAGATCGCCTGGAATCGGGGGATGTGCTGATCATTGTGGGCCATAAAGATGACCTGACCAAGCTGGAGCTGGCTTTTGCTGCATAG
- a CDS encoding TrmH family RNA methyltransferase codes for MEIISPNNARVKEWAQLLEKKHRTRQHKYIVEGIHLVQEALRSDAAVESVAYDLDKGIPAELNGLDQADQPVEWIPVSAAVIAKCTDTKTPQSVFAIVRKEERSAFAALLEQPNALVMVLDGVQDPGNVGTIIRSADAAGAAGVILGHGCADLYNPKTIRSTMGSLFHLPVIEGSLEELLPQAQSKGARLISTSLDASLSCYAVDLRGSTWLVIGNEGQGISDATARSVNESVFIPMQGQAESLNAAMASTVLLFEAMRQRSHS; via the coding sequence ATGGAAATCATTTCACCGAACAATGCCCGTGTAAAAGAATGGGCGCAACTGCTGGAGAAAAAGCATCGCACCCGGCAGCATAAATATATTGTCGAGGGTATTCATCTGGTGCAGGAAGCGCTGCGTTCAGACGCGGCTGTTGAAAGCGTCGCTTATGATTTGGACAAGGGCATTCCCGCTGAGCTGAATGGCCTGGACCAAGCTGACCAGCCGGTGGAATGGATTCCCGTGTCGGCGGCGGTCATTGCCAAATGCACCGACACGAAGACGCCACAGTCCGTCTTCGCCATCGTGCGTAAGGAGGAGCGCAGCGCATTCGCGGCACTGCTGGAGCAGCCAAATGCGCTGGTGATGGTGCTTGACGGGGTGCAGGACCCCGGCAATGTAGGCACCATCATCCGCAGTGCGGACGCCGCCGGAGCCGCAGGCGTTATTCTGGGTCATGGCTGCGCCGACCTGTACAACCCCAAAACGATCCGCTCCACCATGGGATCGTTGTTTCACCTGCCCGTGATCGAGGGCAGCCTGGAGGAGCTGTTGCCGCAGGCTCAAAGCAAGGGAGCCCGCTTGATCAGCACCTCGCTGGATGCGAGCCTGTCATGCTATGCCGTGGATTTGCGTGGTTCCACATGGCTCGTGATTGGCAACGAGGGCCAAGGCATTTCCGATGCCACCGCACGCAGTGTCAATGAATCGGTATTCATCCCGATGCAAGGGCAAGCAGAATCGCTAAATGCAGCGATGGCTTCTACGGTGCTATTATTTGAGGCGATGAGGCAGCGGAGCCATAGCTAA
- a CDS encoding MFS transporter, with protein MINHLNWRWIFLVNIPLCIVAIIMAWNGLPNEERGTRTLRLDLLGLMLLSPAIVLIICGLGEVSSNHGFGHVAVLVPVLAGLALLAVFVVYAFRKGHEALLDVRLFRVRSLAVSTTLLFLSGLTTYGAMLLLPLYFQQVRGESVLISGLLLVPQGVGMLLTRSLAGKLTDQIGSRPVVLVGTMLTLLGTWPFTQLSADTSYYYLSAALIVRGAGLGAVFLPVMASAYIGLSSKQIPHASSTTRIMQQIGGAFGSSVIAIILQNEFNSVMSHDPTAVAVAFDHVFIWSIAFSALALIPATLLPRIKR; from the coding sequence ATCATTAATCATCTGAACTGGAGATGGATATTCCTGGTAAATATTCCACTCTGCATCGTTGCCATCATTATGGCGTGGAATGGGCTGCCCAATGAAGAGCGCGGAACCCGAACGTTGCGGCTGGATCTGTTGGGACTGATGCTGCTTTCCCCGGCCATCGTTCTCATTATTTGCGGTCTTGGAGAAGTAAGCTCCAACCACGGTTTCGGCCATGTCGCGGTTCTCGTTCCCGTTTTAGCGGGTTTAGCACTTTTGGCTGTGTTTGTCGTTTATGCGTTTCGCAAAGGACACGAAGCGTTGCTTGATGTTAGGCTGTTCCGGGTGCGTTCTTTAGCCGTATCCACGACACTGCTCTTTTTATCCGGCCTGACCACCTACGGGGCGATGCTTCTGCTGCCGTTATATTTCCAACAAGTCCGCGGCGAATCCGTGCTTATATCCGGTCTGCTGCTCGTGCCGCAAGGGGTCGGGATGCTGCTGACAAGATCGCTTGCTGGCAAACTAACGGATCAGATCGGTTCGAGACCCGTCGTTCTTGTCGGAACCATGCTTACCTTGCTTGGAACATGGCCATTTACACAACTTAGCGCGGATACGAGCTATTATTATTTGAGCGCAGCATTGATCGTGCGGGGGGCAGGATTAGGGGCTGTGTTTCTGCCGGTCATGGCTTCCGCGTATATTGGCCTGTCTTCGAAGCAAATCCCGCATGCCAGCAGCACCACTCGTATTATGCAGCAAATCGGCGGCGCCTTTGGCTCATCGGTTATCGCTATTATTTTGCAGAACGAGTTTAATTCTGTCATGTCACATGACCCGACAGCTGTAGCTGTTGCGTTCGATCATGTGTTTATCTGGTCGATTGCCTTCTCTGCACTGGCTCTAATTCCGGCGACACTTCTGCCGAGAATAAAAAGATAA
- a CDS encoding ATP-binding cassette domain-containing protein — MMRLVSFHYPNGTKAVDHISMSFQAGEKVAIIGQNGVGKTTAVKLMNGLLKPSSGTVIVDGWDTKDHTTAQISSKVGYVFQNPDDQLFHETTKRLRSARDTSRLMLQRPRE; from the coding sequence ATGATGAGGCTGGTTTCTTTCCATTATCCGAACGGTACAAAAGCAGTAGATCATATCTCGATGTCCTTCCAGGCAGGGGAAAAGGTAGCCATTATTGGACAAAACGGAGTCGGGAAGACAACCGCCGTCAAGCTGATGAACGGACTTTTGAAGCCGTCATCAGGGACCGTCATCGTCGATGGATGGGATACGAAAGATCACACAACCGCTCAAATTTCTTCGAAGGTCGGATACGTTTTTCAAAATCCCGATGATCAGCTGTTCCATGAGACTACGAAGAGGTTGCGTTCAGCACGCGACACCTCAAGGTTGATGTTGCAGAGGCCAAGAGAATGA
- a CDS encoding putative quinol monooxygenase — MNKFGLYTKFIAHEGQRDTLIEMLLEAASGMESVEGCDLYVVNIPENDSNSIWVTEIWSDPSTHQASLSLDEAKVLIQRARPLIAGIEQIKLRPQGGKGI, encoded by the coding sequence ATGAACAAATTTGGTTTGTATACAAAATTCATCGCTCACGAAGGTCAACGTGACACTCTGATTGAAATGCTGTTGGAAGCTGCAAGTGGTATGGAATCAGTTGAAGGTTGCGATCTATATGTCGTAAATATTCCTGAGAATGACTCTAATAGCATTTGGGTAACGGAAATATGGAGTGATCCTTCAACTCATCAAGCATCATTGTCTTTAGACGAAGCCAAAGTACTCATCCAGAGAGCAAGGCCGCTCATTGCTGGTATAGAGCAAATTAAACTTCGCCCGCAAGGCGGAAAAGGAATCTAG
- a CDS encoding DUF4038 domain-containing protein yields MIKLSIAENKRYFMNEGTPFFYLADTVWSAFTNITLEEWAYYLDYRKSQGFNVLQINLLRQWDASGSDLSCEPFARAEDGSYDFYTLNEEYFTRAETMIEMAVSRGFVPALVLLWCNYIPDTWAAKLREEKKMPLEAVEPYVRYAADRFSKFYPIYIISGDTDFPSERANQYYRIALHTVKQHSPQCLTTLHIQGRLAVLPEEFIDDPHLDFYMYQSGHNSQFQPTAYTLALDFYNKTVTRPVLNSEPCYEQMGYSRKVYGRFTRADVRKAAWQSLLSGASAGITYGAHGIWSWHRKGKKFGVTGEGFDSPYDWQSALKFEGAWDYGLAKWLFGIYGLTDMQPWNIVLKNTEEIRAAVTADYTKVAIYVPVNTVLKLDADLSEYNFTVIDLENRRFGTTSISVQEQITTIDMHDFEADVLLIGIRK; encoded by the coding sequence TTGATTAAACTGAGCATCGCTGAGAACAAACGTTATTTTATGAATGAAGGTACTCCCTTTTTTTATCTGGCCGATACGGTTTGGAGCGCGTTTACCAATATTACACTGGAGGAATGGGCCTATTATCTGGATTACCGGAAAAGTCAGGGATTCAATGTCCTGCAAATCAATTTGTTGCGCCAGTGGGATGCAAGCGGCAGCGATTTGAGCTGCGAACCGTTCGCACGTGCCGAGGATGGCAGCTACGATTTCTATACGCTGAACGAAGAATACTTTACCAGAGCTGAGACGATGATAGAGATGGCGGTAAGCAGAGGCTTTGTTCCTGCACTGGTCCTATTGTGGTGTAATTATATCCCGGATACGTGGGCCGCCAAGCTTCGTGAGGAGAAAAAAATGCCGCTTGAGGCAGTGGAACCTTATGTGCGTTATGCTGCCGATCGGTTCTCCAAATTCTACCCTATTTATATTATAAGCGGTGACACCGACTTCCCTTCCGAGCGCGCCAACCAATATTACCGGATCGCTCTTCATACCGTAAAGCAGCACAGTCCGCAGTGCCTGACCACTCTGCATATTCAAGGAAGATTAGCGGTACTCCCAGAGGAATTTATCGATGATCCCCATTTGGATTTTTACATGTACCAGTCGGGACATAATTCACAATTTCAACCAACGGCTTACACGCTCGCACTGGACTTCTATAATAAGACTGTCACCCGGCCAGTCCTCAACTCGGAGCCCTGCTATGAGCAGATGGGCTACAGTCGGAAAGTCTATGGCCGCTTCACCCGCGCCGATGTTCGTAAGGCAGCCTGGCAAAGCCTTCTGTCCGGAGCCTCTGCTGGCATAACCTACGGAGCCCACGGCATTTGGAGCTGGCATCGGAAAGGCAAAAAGTTCGGTGTAACCGGGGAGGGATTCGACAGTCCATATGATTGGCAGTCTGCTCTTAAATTTGAAGGGGCATGGGATTATGGATTGGCCAAATGGCTCTTCGGGATATACGGACTTACGGATATGCAGCCTTGGAACATTGTGCTTAAAAATACGGAAGAAATCCGTGCGGCTGTAACCGCAGATTACACAAAGGTCGCCATCTACGTTCCAGTCAACACGGTGTTGAAGCTGGACGCAGATCTTAGTGAATACAATTTTACGGTCATTGACCTGGAGAATCGTCGTTTTGGCACAACTTCAATCTCTGTGCAAGAGCAAATCACGACCATCGATATGCATGATTTCGAAGCGGATGTCCTGCTCATCGGCATTAGAAAGTAA
- a CDS encoding PTS sugar transporter subunit IIC: MANQQKFSHKLQKVAGKIQQNRYMSAISNGLMSTLPFLIIGAFATLFSALAWEPYQNFIAPVKGIIGLASTMTTGIIALYAVFFIAYRLAQAFDKDPLVPAATALLSFLIVTPVETFDKVRALPLQWLGAQGLFVAMFVGLIAARLYIWIVDRNWTIKMPDGVPPTVVKTFSGLIPAVLVALVFVIVAGLFMQTPFGTVHDFIYTYLQVPLEGLGGSLGALIVALIIMQALWMFGIHGAIVTLAIVKPIWMSLDLANLDAFQAGTPLPNIIGLAFWYIYCNYAPMLGFALLLVFLAKSKQLRTIGKLGLPGTFFSIHEPLVFGIPIVLNPLLAIPFVVTPIICAVLGYIGTNIGLLPAPIGIYPAFGTPIFALGFIEGSWRLAAAQLVLIPISMLIYYPFFRALDKQALNKEREAQEQLEQQQASETAASPVIS, encoded by the coding sequence ATGGCCAACCAACAAAAATTCTCTCATAAGCTTCAAAAAGTGGCGGGCAAAATTCAGCAAAACCGTTACATGAGCGCAATTTCCAACGGGCTGATGTCCACTCTTCCCTTTCTGATTATCGGGGCATTTGCAACCCTCTTCTCTGCGCTTGCTTGGGAGCCTTATCAAAACTTTATCGCACCCGTGAAGGGCATCATCGGGTTGGCATCGACGATGACCACGGGTATCATTGCTCTGTATGCGGTATTTTTTATAGCCTACAGGCTGGCGCAAGCTTTTGACAAGGACCCCCTTGTTCCAGCGGCAACCGCCCTTCTCTCTTTTCTGATCGTCACACCGGTCGAGACCTTTGATAAAGTCCGGGCCTTGCCGCTTCAATGGCTCGGCGCACAGGGATTGTTCGTCGCCATGTTCGTCGGCTTGATTGCCGCACGGTTGTATATTTGGATTGTCGACCGCAATTGGACGATCAAAATGCCTGACGGGGTCCCGCCTACCGTTGTCAAAACCTTTTCAGGTTTGATCCCGGCCGTCTTGGTAGCCCTTGTGTTCGTCATCGTGGCTGGTCTGTTCATGCAGACTCCGTTCGGTACGGTTCACGATTTTATCTACACTTATCTCCAAGTACCACTGGAAGGATTGGGCGGATCGCTCGGTGCTTTGATTGTCGCGCTGATCATTATGCAGGCTTTGTGGATGTTCGGGATTCACGGGGCAATTGTTACACTCGCTATCGTTAAACCGATCTGGATGAGTCTGGATCTGGCTAACCTTGACGCTTTCCAGGCAGGCACTCCGCTTCCGAACATTATCGGGCTGGCTTTTTGGTATATCTACTGCAATTATGCACCGATGCTCGGCTTTGCCCTGCTGTTGGTTTTCCTGGCCAAGAGCAAACAGCTTCGCACAATCGGGAAGCTTGGTCTTCCGGGTACCTTTTTCTCGATTCACGAGCCACTGGTTTTCGGGATTCCAATCGTATTGAACCCGTTACTGGCGATTCCGTTTGTCGTTACTCCTATCATTTGTGCAGTACTCGGCTATATTGGCACCAACATCGGCTTGTTGCCGGCACCCATCGGGATTTACCCGGCTTTCGGCACCCCTATCTTTGCTCTGGGCTTCATTGAGGGCAGCTGGAGACTGGCCGCCGCACAACTGGTGCTCATCCCGATCAGTATGCTGATCTACTATCCGTTCTTTAGAGCGCTGGATAAACAGGCTCTGAATAAGGAACGCGAAGCGCAGGAGCAATTGGAACAACAGCAAGCGAGTGAAACCGCAGCAAGTCCTGTCATCTCATAA
- a CDS encoding PTS sugar transporter subunit IIB, which produces MKQITLVCAAGMSTSMLVQKMQKSAQAQNLEVEIRATSEGSFKEYADKTDVLLIGPQVGYLEDDFKAKYEPKGIKVSVINTMDYGMMNGEKVLGDALKL; this is translated from the coding sequence ATGAAACAAATTACACTGGTATGTGCTGCTGGAATGTCTACAAGTATGTTGGTACAGAAAATGCAAAAGTCCGCACAAGCGCAAAACCTTGAGGTTGAAATCAGAGCTACTTCCGAAGGTTCTTTTAAAGAATATGCTGACAAGACGGATGTGCTGCTGATTGGACCACAGGTCGGCTACCTGGAGGACGATTTCAAGGCAAAATATGAACCTAAAGGCATTAAAGTAAGCGTTATCAACACGATGGACTACGGTATGATGAACGGTGAAAAGGTGCTGGGAGACGCGCTTAAGCTGTAA
- a CDS encoding PTS lactose/cellobiose transporter subunit IIA: MDEYQEIIMGIITNAGVAKSKAMEAIALAQKGQTQLAAERLEEGKDELVKAHKLQTRLIQQEAGGTVHEITLLMVHAQDHLMSAITTKDLAGHMVELYARVNRYEEITDHTSIGGNNG; the protein is encoded by the coding sequence ATGGATGAGTATCAGGAAATCATAATGGGAATTATAACCAATGCGGGCGTTGCCAAGAGTAAGGCGATGGAAGCGATTGCTCTGGCTCAAAAAGGTCAAACACAGCTGGCGGCAGAGCGTCTTGAAGAAGGCAAAGACGAGTTGGTTAAAGCGCATAAATTACAAACGAGGCTGATTCAACAGGAAGCGGGCGGAACCGTCCACGAAATCACACTGTTAATGGTGCATGCTCAGGATCACCTGATGTCGGCCATCACAACTAAAGATCTGGCTGGACATATGGTTGAGCTTTACGCCAGAGTGAATCGCTATGAAGAAATCACAGATCACACTTCAATCGGAGGGAACAACGGATGA